A part of Chanodichthys erythropterus isolate Z2021 chromosome 4, ASM2448905v1, whole genome shotgun sequence genomic DNA contains:
- the LOC137018300 gene encoding uncharacterized protein, with protein sequence MRAYAVFTPPRIYRNLEMTTRDVIFGAVHVLGLGIMHFHGTSINAYESTAVIWELSENSQLTSCNHELYEDMNAFYKLESSETSSKLLEKWDFLKAKVIEQAKDISKTPLLEHLIQSAEENTDEDDEVPGWDSDMASLLLLVYLLPPPPSGKKGAVKISTREAVDRVVKFHKSCRSLQEHSGPNQRRQPYILAVGTTRKHIHEFYIALDGDLLPCKGKSSLSAFDELFKAHYVFGISYDQALNGMYTFVQTTIYNIDVGHSHETPRVKDLRAKLLN encoded by the exons gtgttcacaccacctcgtatttaccggaatcttgagatgacaacacgtgacgttatattcggagctgttcacgtccttggactgggaattatgcatttccatGGCACCTCTATCAACGCctatgaatctacagcggtcatctgggagctttcagaaaactcccagcttacaagctgtaatcacgagctctacgaggacatgaacgctttttacaagctagaatctt CTGAGACTTCATCAAAACTCCTTGAGAAATGGGATTTCCTGAAGGCCAAAGTAATAGAGCAAGCCAAGGACATCAGCAAGACACCCCTGCTTGAGCATCTCATCCAGTCTGCAGAGGAGAACACTGATGAGGATGACGAGGTCCCAG GTTGGGATAGTGACATGGCCTCACTGCTACTGCTGGTCTACCTACTGCCACCACCTCCAAGTGGAAAGAAGGGAGCTGTAAAGATCAGTACCCGGGAAGCTGTGGACCGTGTAGTCAAATTTCATAAG TCATGTCGCAGCCTTCAGGAGCACTCTGGTCCAAACCAGCGGAGGCAGCCCTACATCCTGGCAGTTGGGACGACAAGAAAGCACATCCACGAGTTCTACATTGCATTGGATGGTGATCTCCTTCCCTGCAAGGGCAAGTCTTCCCTGTCAGCCTTTGATGAACTGTTCAAAGCACATTATGTTTTCGGCATCTCCTATGACCAGGCCTTAAATGGCATGTACACATTTGTGCAGACCACCATCTACAACATTGATGTAGGTCATTCTCACGAAACTCCCAGAGTCAAGGACCTAAGAGCTAAGCTCCTCAACTAA